From a region of the Paenibacillus sp. FSL R10-2734 genome:
- a CDS encoding AraC family transcriptional regulator: MKPFRKPFFGDPLFPFEINHKNIKKQDNELPDHLHDRYELVYVYQGKGTFFIDNTWYEKKSGDLFIIPGNTIHHSLPDNDDPIVSSALYFAPTLLTTEPLDDSYSSLLCYDFARKKKSYRLELQDPLKSITEAALEDMVKEIEERRTGYHEAIRLITCQLLLQINRLILTENGNPNKSLRMAPSWMMEALEQIDEHPELDFSLSNLAEHANVSASHFSRVFRQLTTMNVSNYINAKRMIRAKEMLLQTEDNINVIAEHCGYDTPTHFYRVFKSLTGVTPSVYRKNAF, encoded by the coding sequence GTGAAACCTTTCCGCAAGCCTTTTTTCGGAGACCCGCTGTTTCCGTTTGAAATTAATCATAAAAATATAAAAAAACAGGATAATGAGCTTCCGGACCATCTGCATGACCGATATGAACTCGTCTATGTATATCAGGGGAAAGGGACTTTCTTTATCGACAATACATGGTATGAGAAAAAAAGTGGGGATTTATTTATCATTCCAGGTAACACAATCCACCATTCCCTGCCTGACAACGATGATCCTATTGTCTCTTCAGCGCTGTACTTTGCTCCTACTCTCCTCACCACGGAACCTCTGGATGATTCTTACTCCAGCCTGCTATGTTATGATTTTGCCCGCAAAAAAAAGTCCTACAGACTGGAGCTGCAGGACCCTTTGAAATCTATCACAGAAGCAGCTCTGGAAGATATGGTAAAGGAAATAGAAGAGCGCAGAACTGGCTATCATGAAGCCATTCGGCTAATAACATGCCAGCTATTGCTACAGATCAATCGGCTCATTCTGACTGAAAATGGAAATCCGAACAAGAGTCTTAGGATGGCCCCTTCCTGGATGATGGAGGCTTTAGAGCAGATTGATGAACATCCGGAGCTTGATTTCAGCCTCTCTAATCTCGCAGAACACGCCAATGTCTCTGCTTCGCATTTCTCTCGAGTCTTTAGACAGTTAACCACAATGAATGTGAGTAACTATATAAACGCCAAACGAATGATTAGAGCCAAAGAAATGCTTCTTCAAACCGAGGACAACATTAATGTTATTGCAGAACATTGTGGATATGATACCCCCACTCATTTTTACCGCGTATTTAAATCATTAACCGGTGTTACTCCTAGTGTGTATAGGAAGAATGCCTTTTGA
- a CDS encoding amidohydrolase family protein → MRIDAHQHYWKIDRGDYGWITPELPVLYRDFLPLDLEPLLNKHHMDGSIIVQAAPTVEETNYILTLADESSTVLGVVGWLDLFSADHRRHYNELRLHPKFKGFRIMIQDMPDATRILEPAFVNALRGYAAEGVPVDLLLTSQQMEPVLELLRQVPDLRGVIDHLAKPPIHSGELEPWYHYLAGISAFPGIYCKLSGMVTEAGQDGWKKEDFVPYIRGVLELFGPERVMFGSDWPVCLLAAEYDEVMDILLHALPETWGEHERERLFGGNAKEFYKL, encoded by the coding sequence ATGCGTATTGATGCTCATCAACATTATTGGAAAATTGACCGCGGTGACTACGGCTGGATTACGCCAGAGCTGCCTGTATTATACCGGGATTTCCTCCCGCTTGACCTAGAGCCGCTGCTCAATAAGCACCATATGGACGGGAGTATCATTGTCCAAGCTGCACCAACGGTTGAGGAAACTAATTATATCTTGACGCTTGCAGACGAATCATCCACTGTACTCGGTGTCGTCGGCTGGCTGGATTTATTCAGCGCTGATCACCGGCGGCATTATAATGAATTACGTCTTCATCCTAAGTTCAAGGGGTTCCGGATTATGATCCAGGACATGCCGGATGCTACCCGTATCTTAGAGCCAGCATTTGTGAATGCACTTCGCGGCTATGCGGCGGAGGGAGTGCCGGTGGATCTGTTGCTGACGTCACAGCAAATGGAGCCGGTGTTGGAGCTGCTGCGGCAGGTGCCGGATCTGCGCGGTGTTATTGACCATCTCGCCAAACCTCCAATCCATAGCGGCGAGCTTGAGCCTTGGTACCACTATTTAGCGGGAATATCGGCGTTCCCTGGCATCTATTGCAAATTATCCGGGATGGTCACGGAAGCTGGTCAAGACGGGTGGAAGAAGGAAGACTTCGTTCCATACATCCGTGGGGTACTGGAGCTGTTCGGACCGGAGCGGGTAATGTTTGGCAGCGACTGGCCGGTATGCTTGCTTGCCGCTGAATATGATGAAGTCATGGATATACTGCTTCATGCTCTTCCGGAAACTTGGGGTGAACATGAACGTGAACGTTTATTTGGAGGTAATGCTAAGGAGTTCTACAAACTTTGA
- a CDS encoding aldo/keto reductase, with translation MKYRKLGNTGLEVSALSFGASSIGSVFRQTDDNESICTVHAAIDAGINYIDVSPYYGLTKAETVLGKAVQQLPRDKFLLSSKAGRYGENTFDFTAKRIFSSVEESLSRLNTDYLDILFLHDIEFVPAKIILEEAVPALHKLKEQGKIRFCGISGLPLQLFETLLPQIEVDAILSYCHYSLNDTSLLDLLPLLNQRGVGLVNASPLSMGLLSTHETADWHPASSELKAACRKAAEYCASQGADIAKLAVQYSTEHEGIPTTLVSTANPDNIIKNAAWTDEPLDRGFLKEVLTILEPIHNDTWVSGRMEYNGHLTQSEGSGIL, from the coding sequence ATGAAGTATCGTAAATTAGGAAATACAGGGCTGGAGGTTTCCGCACTAAGCTTTGGCGCATCGTCAATTGGCTCAGTGTTCCGTCAGACGGATGACAATGAGAGTATCTGCACTGTACATGCAGCCATTGATGCAGGCATTAATTATATCGACGTATCGCCTTATTATGGTCTGACCAAAGCGGAGACAGTACTTGGTAAGGCAGTACAGCAGCTACCGCGCGACAAATTTCTTTTGTCGTCTAAGGCTGGTCGTTACGGTGAGAACACCTTCGATTTTACTGCAAAACGCATCTTTAGCAGTGTGGAGGAGAGCCTATCGCGGTTGAACACAGATTATTTGGATATTTTGTTCCTGCATGATATTGAATTCGTGCCGGCTAAAATTATTCTTGAAGAGGCTGTGCCTGCGCTGCATAAGCTGAAAGAACAAGGTAAGATCCGCTTCTGTGGTATCAGCGGTCTACCGCTGCAGCTCTTCGAAACGCTCCTTCCGCAGATTGAGGTTGATGCAATTCTCTCCTACTGTCATTACTCCCTTAACGATACTTCTTTGCTTGATCTCCTGCCGCTGCTGAATCAAAGAGGTGTGGGGCTGGTCAATGCTTCGCCGCTGTCCATGGGACTGCTAAGTACCCACGAGACAGCCGATTGGCATCCTGCAAGCAGTGAACTGAAAGCGGCTTGCCGGAAGGCCGCAGAGTACTGTGCATCTCAAGGTGCTGACATCGCGAAACTGGCTGTTCAATATTCAACTGAACATGAGGGGATTCCAACTACACTGGTTAGTACGGCCAATCCAGATAATATCATTAAGAATGCCGCTTGGACCGACGAGCCGCTGGATAGAGGATTTCTTAAGGAAGTACTAACAATTCTGGAGCCGATCCATAACGATACTTGGGTGAGCGGACGGATGGAATACAATGGACATCTTACCCAAAGTGAAGGGAGTGGTATCCTATAA
- a CDS encoding zinc-binding alcohol dehydrogenase family protein gives MKGIVCEEIGKFTFRNDLEEPVLEEGQAIVRIRRIGICGTDLHAYQGNQPYFSYPRILGHELSGIIVAVGTNDAGLNSGDQVSIVPYMHCGECSACHSGKTNCCKNMKVFGVHIDGGMRERVSIPIGHLIKTEGLTLDQSAMLEPLAIGAHAIRRSGLAAGDTVLVIGAGPIGLGIMALARYAGAKVIAMDVNDERLAFCGSWAKVEHTVSALQQPKEQLAAITGSEAATVVIDATGNASSMTGAFDLVAHGGSLVYVGLVKSDITFNDPNFHSHEMTLMGSRNATMEDFDYVLRAISAGYVDIDRYITHRSAFSDMINVFDSWLKPESKVIKALLELND, from the coding sequence ATGAAAGGCATTGTCTGCGAAGAAATAGGCAAATTTACCTTCCGGAATGATTTGGAGGAGCCTGTACTTGAAGAAGGACAGGCGATTGTCCGAATCCGCCGGATCGGCATCTGCGGAACGGACTTACATGCCTACCAAGGGAATCAGCCTTATTTCAGCTATCCTCGTATTCTGGGGCATGAGCTGTCGGGGATCATCGTGGCAGTTGGGACTAATGATGCAGGCCTAAACAGCGGTGATCAAGTCAGCATCGTTCCTTATATGCACTGTGGCGAGTGTTCCGCTTGCCACAGCGGCAAAACGAACTGCTGCAAGAACATGAAGGTGTTCGGTGTTCATATTGACGGTGGGATGCGGGAACGGGTATCCATTCCCATTGGCCATCTAATCAAGACAGAAGGGCTAACCTTGGATCAATCCGCCATGCTGGAGCCGCTTGCGATCGGTGCACATGCAATAAGGCGTTCTGGGCTAGCTGCTGGTGATACCGTGCTAGTTATCGGAGCGGGCCCCATCGGACTTGGCATAATGGCGCTTGCCAGATATGCAGGTGCCAAGGTTATCGCGATGGATGTCAATGATGAACGGCTTGCCTTTTGTGGTTCTTGGGCTAAAGTGGAGCATACAGTTAGTGCACTTCAGCAGCCCAAGGAACAGCTTGCAGCTATTACGGGCAGTGAGGCTGCTACTGTCGTCATTGATGCTACCGGTAATGCATCATCCATGACAGGGGCATTTGATCTTGTTGCGCATGGTGGATCTTTGGTTTATGTCGGACTTGTAAAAAGCGATATTACCTTTAATGACCCGAATTTCCACAGTCATGAGATGACCCTGATGGGTAGTCGCAACGCAACGATGGAGGATTTCGACTACGTGCTGAGGGCGATCTCCGCTGGTTATGTTGACATCGATCGCTATATTACGCACCGCTCAGCTTTCAGCGACATGATTAATGTCTTTGATAGCTGGCTAAAGCCTGAGTCCAAAGTGATCAAGGCATTGCTTGAACTAAATGATTAA
- a CDS encoding ABC transporter permease subunit: protein MLKTRTLTPSYLENTSQQEDTFTKRFRKQITVQIFVWLGLLFLLVFSYLPMFGILMAFKDYKITSGIAGIFTSDWVGLRYFKELVNDYNFPNLVRNTLVLSILKLVFSFPVPIILAIMLTEVRSSFVKRFVQTASYLPHFISWVVVSGIGFAFFSTETGLINNALMSLGLIDQPLDILTNPNSFWGLAVSTAIWKEAGWWTIIFLAAIAGIDPSQYEAAQMDGAGRLKRIMHVTLPNMKGSIIVVLILSIGSILGGGLVGSNFEQVMLFGNVLNSETSQIIQTYAFNAGLAQGRFAFATAIDLVQSFISVILIVSSNAIAKRFSGSSLY from the coding sequence ATGTTGAAAACGAGAACGCTTACACCCTCATACCTAGAGAATACATCTCAACAAGAGGACACGTTCACAAAGCGGTTTCGCAAGCAAATCACAGTACAAATTTTCGTGTGGCTTGGACTACTGTTTTTGCTGGTGTTTTCTTATTTACCCATGTTTGGAATTCTAATGGCCTTTAAGGACTATAAGATCACCTCTGGTATAGCCGGGATTTTCACAAGTGATTGGGTAGGACTCCGATACTTTAAGGAATTAGTGAATGATTACAATTTTCCAAACCTGGTCCGCAATACTTTAGTGCTCAGCATACTCAAGCTGGTATTTTCATTTCCGGTACCCATTATACTTGCGATCATGCTGACAGAGGTTCGAAGTTCATTTGTGAAACGATTTGTCCAGACAGCCAGCTATTTGCCACATTTCATTTCATGGGTTGTCGTGTCGGGAATTGGTTTTGCATTCTTCTCTACCGAAACGGGGCTGATCAATAATGCATTGATGTCGCTAGGTCTGATTGATCAACCGCTTGATATTCTGACGAATCCAAATTCATTCTGGGGGCTGGCAGTTAGTACGGCAATCTGGAAAGAGGCGGGCTGGTGGACGATTATTTTCCTCGCTGCCATTGCTGGTATTGATCCCAGTCAGTACGAGGCGGCTCAAATGGACGGCGCTGGCAGACTGAAGCGTATTATGCATGTAACTTTACCGAATATGAAAGGCTCCATAATCGTCGTACTTATTTTATCCATCGGCAGTATTCTAGGGGGTGGATTGGTAGGTTCGAACTTTGAACAGGTGATGCTGTTTGGTAACGTATTGAACTCGGAAACATCGCAAATCATTCAAACGTACGCTTTCAATGCTGGACTTGCTCAAGGTAGATTTGCTTTTGCAACTGCTATCGATCTGGTGCAATCCTTCATCTCTGTCATTCTGATCGTATCAAGTAACGCCATCGCCAAACGCTTCTCAGGCTCTAGCCTCTATTAA
- a CDS encoding carbohydrate ABC transporter permease, whose protein sequence is MNGRRTVEDRVVDTVNYVLLSIIAFLTLYPFYYVLIASFNEGADTARGGLYLLPREFTLDNYSYFFQDPKWIKAFGVTVLRTLIGTTLSVLFTSLVAYGLARKDLIFRKVYFLVAIVAMNVSGGLIAYYVVLKSLGLLNTFGVYVIPSMLSLFFLLIAISFFQEIPPELGESARIDGASELRIFGSIVLPVSLPLLATMGLFLGSQQWNAWLDSAYFVQNDSLRTITYRMMEVINQTMISANTSANAAQFTAQLQVTQFSVQVTAMVISIFPIMCVYPFLQKYFVQGMMLGSVKG, encoded by the coding sequence ATGAACGGGAGAAGAACGGTGGAGGACCGTGTTGTGGATACTGTCAATTATGTGCTGCTCTCCATCATTGCGTTTCTCACCTTGTATCCATTCTATTATGTGTTGATTGCTTCATTTAATGAGGGTGCTGATACAGCAAGAGGCGGATTGTATCTACTGCCCAGAGAGTTTACATTGGATAACTATTCATATTTCTTTCAGGATCCGAAGTGGATTAAGGCTTTCGGTGTAACTGTATTGCGGACTCTAATCGGCACAACTTTGTCAGTCCTGTTTACCAGCCTCGTGGCGTATGGTCTAGCAAGGAAGGATTTGATTTTTCGGAAGGTTTACTTCCTTGTTGCTATAGTGGCGATGAATGTTTCTGGTGGATTAATTGCCTATTATGTCGTGCTGAAAAGTCTTGGATTATTGAATACATTTGGTGTCTATGTCATTCCTAGCATGCTGAGCTTATTTTTTCTGCTGATCGCGATTTCATTCTTTCAGGAGATACCACCTGAACTTGGAGAATCGGCGCGTATCGATGGAGCGAGTGAGCTTCGCATTTTTGGAAGCATCGTACTTCCGGTTTCTCTGCCGCTGCTGGCAACCATGGGTTTGTTCTTAGGGTCCCAGCAATGGAATGCTTGGTTAGATTCGGCTTATTTCGTTCAGAATGATTCACTGCGGACGATCACATACCGGATGATGGAAGTCATTAATCAAACTATGATTTCAGCCAATACAAGCGCAAATGCGGCACAGTTTACGGCACAGCTACAAGTAACCCAATTTTCCGTACAAGTAACGGCTATGGTAATCTCTATTTTCCCAATTATGTGTGTCTATCCATTTTTACAAAAATATTTTGTGCAAGGCATGATGCTGGGCTCTGTGAAAGGATAA
- a CDS encoding extracellular solute-binding protein translates to MGNNKTARKPAMILLAVTILAGLITGCSGNNSENSSTSTSASGTSETENNTSSTGKIVELKLFVDQPWWPLKDWSGSIPEEITKQTGVKLNITVATDEKQLPLMIASGDLPDLVVTGTNAQLKRLADPSLSYSWQELIDKYAPDFKIDPQYIAVNTADDGSYYTIRNNFSTSAEWKANEKYALNTGAGISVRSDIMEELGNPKVETLSDLNNLFAKVKDKHPEMVPLVLNPNPAWAKGYFATQFGAEKEGFGDKEGQLVHTLRTPELEKMYLYMNELYRSGYVKAENFAYKNEDQAKQIMTSGKGFAYAWTIEGADRLTSETKASGYKWVQLPVKISDTFKVENYGSGWQGVFISKNNKNPEASIKLMQFLMSEEGQRLALWGIEGQDYKMSDDGGYPVFTYDRSSDEVKNEKGIYWWGLLAGSAVNEALGNYVPGTETTKASQQLSELITFKPEVGLVQPAADSQEEVIKNNIATMMQTEEAKIYLATSEEEAKKAFANMAQQADKMGLENLETWANTKYAEVKGNFNQ, encoded by the coding sequence ATGGGAAACAATAAAACAGCTAGAAAACCGGCGATGATTTTGTTAGCGGTTACAATCCTGGCTGGATTAATCACAGGCTGCAGCGGTAACAATAGTGAAAATTCTTCAACAAGTACTTCTGCCTCGGGAACAAGTGAAACTGAAAATAATACAAGCAGCACCGGAAAGATCGTGGAGCTTAAACTCTTTGTCGACCAGCCATGGTGGCCGCTCAAGGATTGGTCGGGAAGCATTCCGGAAGAAATTACGAAGCAAACTGGTGTGAAACTGAACATTACGGTGGCAACGGACGAGAAACAGCTTCCACTGATGATCGCATCCGGAGATCTTCCGGATTTAGTGGTTACCGGTACGAATGCACAGCTTAAGCGCCTGGCTGATCCTAGTTTGAGCTACAGCTGGCAGGAGTTAATCGATAAATATGCACCTGATTTCAAAATAGATCCTCAGTACATTGCGGTGAATACGGCGGATGATGGCAGCTATTACACGATCCGCAACAATTTCTCCACTAGTGCAGAGTGGAAGGCGAATGAAAAATATGCACTGAATACCGGTGCTGGTATCTCTGTCCGTTCCGATATTATGGAAGAGTTAGGAAACCCAAAGGTTGAAACCTTGAGCGATTTAAATAATCTGTTTGCTAAGGTCAAAGACAAGCATCCAGAAATGGTACCGCTTGTTCTGAACCCGAACCCTGCTTGGGCAAAAGGATATTTTGCTACCCAATTTGGCGCAGAAAAAGAAGGATTTGGCGATAAGGAAGGACAACTAGTTCATACTCTTCGAACGCCAGAGCTGGAAAAGATGTACCTATACATGAATGAGCTTTACCGCAGCGGCTATGTTAAAGCGGAGAATTTCGCCTACAAAAATGAAGATCAAGCAAAGCAGATCATGACTAGTGGTAAAGGATTCGCTTACGCTTGGACGATTGAAGGTGCTGACCGGTTGACATCTGAAACTAAGGCGTCTGGGTATAAATGGGTGCAGCTACCGGTTAAGATTAGCGATACGTTCAAAGTCGAAAATTACGGCAGCGGTTGGCAGGGCGTATTTATCAGCAAAAACAATAAAAATCCAGAGGCCTCCATTAAACTGATGCAATTCCTAATGTCCGAAGAAGGACAACGATTGGCTTTGTGGGGAATTGAAGGCCAAGATTACAAGATGAGTGATGATGGAGGTTATCCGGTCTTCACATATGATCGTTCCAGCGATGAAGTGAAGAATGAAAAAGGAATCTATTGGTGGGGGCTGCTGGCTGGCAGCGCGGTTAATGAAGCACTCGGCAATTATGTTCCTGGTACAGAGACTACGAAAGCTAGTCAACAACTTAGTGAGCTGATAACCTTTAAACCAGAGGTAGGATTAGTTCAGCCGGCTGCCGATTCTCAGGAAGAAGTTATTAAGAATAATATTGCCACTATGATGCAAACGGAAGAAGCCAAAATTTATTTGGCGACATCCGAGGAAGAGGCTAAAAAAGCATTTGCTAATATGGCGCAGCAGGCTGATAAAATGGGACTGGAAAATCTTGAGACATGGGCCAATACCAAGTATGCTGAAGTGAAAGGGAATTTCAACCAGTAA
- a CDS encoding sensor histidine kinase, translating into MKIRQMRIVQKLIVGYFLLICLPFALFGYLFYRQMIDNLLDQYLAGRQQLMEQVYGNLEIELSKIESNYSLFQNNANLTDYLNGTYEADWEMVYNYRKEIGPTFSFVLSGNPVVKEIRIFKRNESVLELPPDIMDFRAFDDPRHAEAILALPPNRGLWTYDVGKNGDLPIISYTHKLYNDSYSRDLGLLQITVNEELIDRFFQTLQTEDEVWSMVSDSNQQVVYSQRPLVWSDEEMTSILKGLRNSGVQSYYVDDHKYLLNATHVQKLGLTMMEISKVGPILDLRAKQASTIIVGLISLGVLSLFYFAVATSITSRILKLSRHMKRVDDPRLALYPGAPGTDEVGFLIMSYNKMIYRMDMLGQTVHRVELMKKEAEIKMLQAQIKPHFLYNTLETMRMMALMKNDQELAEVAFTLGNLLRYSLTKDKDESTLFDEMENVRNYIAIHKVRMGERLHFELEIHGNALDLTCPRFILQPIVENSILHGLGKIRGKGVINLTINEMPDFVIIRISDNGAGISQEKLSQIRSILDGVNSQEEISSSGGIGLLNVNERIKAFYGGSSGITIESEGGKKTIFIMRLDKRREVL; encoded by the coding sequence ATGAAAATTCGCCAAATGCGCATTGTCCAGAAGCTGATTGTCGGATATTTTCTTTTGATCTGCCTCCCTTTTGCGTTGTTCGGTTATCTCTTTTACCGGCAAATGATTGATAACCTTCTAGATCAGTATTTGGCCGGAAGACAGCAACTGATGGAGCAGGTATATGGAAATTTGGAAATTGAGCTGTCCAAAATCGAATCTAATTATTCGTTATTTCAAAACAACGCCAATCTAACTGACTACTTAAATGGGACATATGAAGCAGACTGGGAGATGGTCTATAACTATCGGAAAGAGATAGGCCCAACCTTTTCTTTTGTGCTGTCGGGTAATCCTGTTGTGAAAGAAATTAGAATATTTAAGCGTAACGAGTCAGTATTAGAGCTTCCTCCTGATATTATGGATTTTCGTGCTTTCGACGATCCACGACATGCGGAGGCGATTCTGGCGCTCCCGCCCAATAGGGGCCTATGGACATATGATGTGGGGAAAAATGGCGACCTGCCCATTATATCCTACACCCATAAGCTATATAACGATTCCTACAGCCGTGATCTTGGTCTACTCCAAATAACAGTGAATGAAGAACTGATCGACCGTTTTTTTCAAACGCTTCAAACAGAAGACGAAGTGTGGAGCATGGTTTCCGACAGTAATCAGCAGGTCGTTTATTCGCAGCGGCCGCTTGTCTGGAGTGACGAGGAGATGACCTCCATATTAAAGGGCCTTAGGAATTCAGGTGTACAAAGCTATTACGTCGACGATCACAAGTATCTTTTGAATGCTACCCATGTACAAAAATTAGGACTGACGATGATGGAAATCAGCAAAGTTGGCCCTATACTCGATTTAAGGGCAAAGCAGGCTAGTACAATCATAGTCGGACTTATTTCGCTAGGCGTGCTCTCCTTGTTTTATTTTGCTGTCGCTACGTCGATCACTTCCCGTATTTTAAAGCTCTCACGGCATATGAAGCGTGTAGACGATCCCCGGCTGGCGCTTTACCCGGGAGCACCCGGAACGGATGAAGTTGGTTTTCTGATTATGTCTTATAACAAGATGATCTATCGTATGGATATGCTTGGTCAGACTGTGCATCGGGTGGAGTTGATGAAGAAGGAAGCCGAGATCAAAATGCTGCAGGCACAAATCAAACCACATTTTCTGTACAACACGCTGGAAACGATGCGAATGATGGCACTTATGAAAAATGATCAGGAGTTGGCTGAAGTCGCATTCACTCTCGGTAATTTGCTGCGGTATAGTCTCACTAAAGATAAGGATGAGTCTACGCTTTTTGATGAGATGGAGAATGTCCGCAACTATATTGCTATTCATAAAGTTCGAATGGGAGAACGCCTTCATTTCGAGCTAGAAATTCATGGAAATGCTCTGGATCTTACTTGTCCTAGGTTCATTTTGCAGCCGATAGTCGAGAACAGCATTCTTCATGGACTTGGAAAAATCAGGGGGAAAGGTGTCATCAACCTGACTATCAATGAAATGCCCGACTTTGTCATCATTCGGATTAGTGATAATGGTGCAGGAATTTCCCAAGAAAAATTATCGCAGATTCGCTCTATACTTGATGGAGTTAACTCACAAGAGGAGATTTCTTCTTCAGGAGGGATAGGACTTCTTAACGTTAATGAACGAATCAAAGCATTTTACGGCGGGTCCTCGGGAATAACCATTGAAAGTGAAGGAGGAAAGAAGACCATTTTCATTATGCGTCTGGATAAAAGAAGGGAGGTACTCTAA
- a CDS encoding response regulator, whose product MLKLMIVDDEPVIRNGLQYMIHSENTLFTEIITATDGIEALKLMDEFHPDLLITDIQMPEMDGLELIREAQHKQVKRFVILSGYDHFEYARQALRLKVTDYLLKPIHQKDLAILLTRTAIEIMKEREEVAGRDDDAENAAPGEHLASIKKFKAFVQANFMRDLSLEEVASYLGLHPNYVCSLLKRETGMTFLYYLRSIRMDQAKEILLKARDVPMDQVARSVGYDNPRHFYKVFKQYEGQTPGSFREQGGNKII is encoded by the coding sequence ATGCTGAAATTAATGATCGTTGACGACGAACCTGTTATCCGTAATGGTTTACAGTATATGATTCACAGTGAGAACACACTGTTCACCGAGATCATAACTGCAACCGACGGTATTGAGGCGCTGAAGCTGATGGATGAGTTCCATCCTGATTTGCTGATTACAGATATTCAAATGCCGGAAATGGATGGATTAGAGCTTATCAGGGAAGCACAGCATAAGCAGGTGAAGCGCTTCGTTATTTTATCCGGTTATGATCATTTTGAATATGCGCGTCAAGCCTTACGACTTAAGGTTACGGATTATTTGCTTAAGCCCATCCATCAGAAGGACTTGGCAATTCTGCTTACTCGCACGGCCATTGAAATTATGAAAGAACGCGAGGAGGTAGCTGGGAGAGATGACGATGCTGAGAACGCAGCTCCGGGGGAACATCTTGCCAGTATAAAAAAATTCAAAGCATTCGTCCAAGCTAATTTTATGCGTGATTTGTCACTTGAAGAAGTTGCTTCGTATTTGGGACTGCATCCAAACTATGTCTGCAGTTTGCTTAAACGGGAGACCGGTATGACGTTTCTGTACTATTTGCGCTCTATACGAATGGACCAAGCAAAGGAAATATTGCTGAAGGCACGAGATGTCCCGATGGACCAGGTAGCCAGAAGCGTCGGTTATGATAATCCCCGCCATTTCTATAAGGTATTCAAGCAATATGAAGGCCAGACGCCGGGCAGCTTTCGGGAACAGGGTGGAAATAAAATTATTTAA
- a CDS encoding AraC family transcriptional regulator yields the protein MYNNVLLHFDRVVEIHDLGFYTTKNLYTHPIRTLDWNVFLYVADGQMEVWEADTEYVISKGEFLFLKSNLQHWGEPKTPAGTSWYWIHFISNSDAEAEQEWNKPYKEYRKFIVLPKQGKISQPEKLEKQLDSLIQLYNSTDPLRAITLSLQTMELFITLFREALHQAPLTKSDRTVRRIIEFLEHKEYYELHSQELSASLDMNYSYLCEIFKLKTGLTIQMYNSQIFMEKAAGMMRNSNMNISEISEVLGFKNPFYFSRVFRKVKGCSPSEYISRIY from the coding sequence TTGTACAATAACGTATTGTTACATTTTGATAGAGTAGTAGAGATACATGATTTGGGTTTTTATACGACTAAAAATTTATATACGCATCCGATTCGAACGCTGGATTGGAATGTTTTCCTATACGTAGCCGATGGTCAAATGGAGGTCTGGGAAGCAGATACTGAATATGTGATCAGCAAGGGAGAATTTCTATTCTTAAAAAGCAATCTGCAGCACTGGGGAGAGCCTAAAACGCCTGCAGGAACTTCGTGGTACTGGATTCATTTCATCAGTAATTCCGATGCTGAAGCGGAACAGGAATGGAATAAACCATATAAAGAATACCGTAAGTTCATTGTGCTTCCCAAGCAGGGAAAGATTTCACAGCCTGAGAAGCTTGAGAAACAGCTTGATTCTTTGATTCAATTATATAATTCAACCGATCCGCTTCGAGCCATCACGCTCAGTCTGCAAACCATGGAGCTTTTTATTACTCTCTTCAGAGAAGCTCTCCATCAAGCACCGCTGACCAAATCAGACCGGACGGTACGCAGAATCATTGAGTTTCTTGAACATAAAGAATACTATGAACTTCACTCACAGGAGCTTTCTGCTTCACTTGACATGAATTATAGTTACTTATGTGAAATATTTAAATTAAAGACAGGTCTCACCATTCAAATGTATAACTCCCAGATCTTCATGGAAAAAGCAGCTGGAATGATGCGCAATTCGAATATGAACATATCTGAAATCAGCGAGGTGCTAGGTTTTAAAAATCCTTTTTACTTCAGCAGGGTATTTCGCAAGGTAAAAGGCTGTTCACCGTCAGAATATATAAGTAGGATTTATTAA